A window of the Rhodoferax sp. GW822-FHT02A01 genome harbors these coding sequences:
- the cysK gene encoding cysteine synthase A yields the protein MSFDNVLQTIGNTPHIRINRLFGTTHNVFVKSERSNPGGSIKDRIALSMVEAAEKSGELKPGATIIEPTSGNTGVGLALVAAVKGYKLILVMPDSMSIERRRLMLAYGASFDLTPREKGMKGAIARAQELAAQTPGAWIPQQFENPANIDVHVRTTAQEILNDFPNGVDYIITGVGTGGHLSGVAQVLKAKWPKLKVFAVEPTASPVISGGAPSPHPIQGIGAGFIPKNLKTELLDGVIQVDAEPAREYARRSAREEGLLVGISSGATLAAIAQKLPEIPAGSTVLGFNYDTGERYLSVEGFLPA from the coding sequence ATGAGCTTTGACAACGTACTGCAAACCATTGGCAACACACCCCATATCCGCATCAACCGTCTTTTCGGGACCACGCACAACGTGTTTGTGAAATCCGAGCGAAGCAATCCCGGGGGCTCCATCAAGGACCGTATTGCCTTATCCATGGTCGAAGCGGCCGAAAAGAGTGGCGAACTCAAGCCCGGCGCCACCATCATCGAGCCCACCTCAGGCAATACCGGCGTGGGTCTGGCGCTAGTGGCTGCGGTCAAGGGTTACAAATTGATACTGGTGATGCCCGACAGCATGTCCATCGAACGTCGCCGCCTGATGCTGGCCTACGGCGCCAGCTTTGATCTCACGCCGCGCGAAAAAGGCATGAAGGGTGCCATCGCCCGCGCGCAGGAACTGGCCGCACAAACGCCCGGAGCCTGGATTCCGCAGCAGTTCGAAAATCCCGCCAACATCGATGTGCACGTGCGCACCACGGCGCAGGAAATCCTCAACGACTTCCCCAATGGCGTGGACTACATCATCACCGGCGTTGGCACCGGCGGACACCTTAGCGGCGTGGCACAGGTGCTCAAGGCCAAGTGGCCCAAGCTCAAGGTGTTTGCAGTGGAGCCAACGGCCTCTCCCGTGATCTCTGGCGGAGCGCCTTCGCCCCACCCGATCCAGGGCATTGGTGCAGGCTTCATCCCTAAGAACCTCAAGACCGAGCTGCTGGACGGCGTGATCCAGGTCGATGCCGAGCCAGCCCGCGAATATGCGCGGCGCAGTGCGCGTGAAGAAGGTTTGCTGGTGGGTATTTCCAGCGGTGCCACACTGGCTGCGATTGCACAAAAACTGCCTGAAATCCCGGCGGGCTCCACCGTGCTGGGCTTCAACTACGACACGGGGGAACGCTACCTCTCGGTTGAGGGCTTCCTGCCTGCTTGA
- a CDS encoding RNA pseudouridine synthase has protein sequence MSTFRRAAPPQGQTAAQPAVPRTGGPKPRNRPRTVDRTKPVVDEGERLSKKVMQLKGCSRSEAERYIEGGWVMVNGVVVEDPPFRVQQQTVTLSPDATLLNLGDVTLILNKPPGWLDGVDTEDDDEDEVPRAAPAKSRGGKPQVKNARTLLTAQNHYADDPSGIRQLKRHLLHLEAEVPLETGASGLVVFTQDWRVTRKLSEDLGAMEHELIVDVRGEVQPEHLQKIARALNDERNPLPHTKFSINSTTPESSKLRFAIKGAHPGLVAYLCEKAGLEITAMRRIRLGRVTVSDLPVGQWRYLTAHEKF, from the coding sequence ATGAGTACGTTTCGCAGAGCCGCACCTCCGCAAGGGCAAACAGCAGCACAGCCCGCAGTGCCGCGAACCGGTGGCCCCAAACCCAGAAACCGCCCACGCACGGTGGACCGGACCAAGCCAGTGGTGGATGAGGGCGAACGGCTTTCCAAGAAGGTCATGCAACTCAAGGGCTGTTCCCGCAGCGAAGCCGAGCGCTACATAGAGGGCGGATGGGTCATGGTCAATGGCGTGGTGGTGGAAGATCCGCCGTTTCGCGTGCAGCAGCAGACCGTGACCCTCTCACCCGACGCCACTTTGCTCAACCTGGGTGATGTGACTTTGATCCTGAACAAGCCTCCCGGCTGGCTGGACGGAGTGGACACGGAAGACGACGATGAGGACGAAGTGCCCCGCGCGGCTCCCGCCAAGAGTCGGGGCGGCAAGCCACAGGTCAAGAATGCCCGCACACTGCTCACCGCGCAAAACCACTACGCCGACGATCCGTCCGGCATTCGCCAGCTCAAACGCCATTTGTTGCATCTGGAAGCCGAAGTCCCGCTGGAGACGGGCGCCAGCGGGCTGGTGGTGTTCACCCAGGATTGGCGCGTCACGCGCAAGCTCAGTGAGGACTTGGGTGCGATGGAGCACGAACTCATCGTCGACGTCCGGGGCGAAGTGCAGCCGGAGCATCTGCAGAAAATTGCCAGAGCGCTCAACGATGAACGCAACCCGTTGCCGCATACCAAGTTCAGTATCAACAGCACCACCCCGGAGTCGAGCAAGTTGCGCTTTGCGATCAAGGGCGCGCATCCCGGCTTGGTGGCCTATCTATGCGAGAAGGCCGGATTGGAAATCACCGCCATGCGCCGCATCCGCCTGGGCCGCGTCACGGTGAGTGACCTGCCGGTAGGCCAATGGCGCTACCTGACGGCGCACGAGAAGTTCTAG
- a CDS encoding VOC family protein codes for MRNPIGWFEIYVDDMARARKFYESVFQIALQPLEGGGPSMLAFPSSMEDYGAGGTLVHMPGFPAGGNSTLVYFSCDDCAVEESRVVAAGGKIQKPKMSIGQYGFISLVVDTEGNMLGLHSMS; via the coding sequence ATGCGCAACCCTATCGGATGGTTTGAAATTTACGTGGACGACATGGCGCGAGCGCGCAAGTTCTACGAGTCGGTGTTTCAGATAGCCCTGCAGCCGCTGGAAGGTGGCGGGCCCAGCATGCTGGCATTTCCTTCGTCCATGGAAGACTATGGGGCCGGAGGCACACTGGTACATATGCCCGGCTTTCCCGCGGGCGGCAACAGCACCTTGGTGTATTTCTCCTGCGATGACTGTGCGGTGGAGGAATCTCGGGTGGTTGCTGCGGGCGGCAAGATCCAGAAGCCCAAGATGTCCATCGGACAGTACGGCTTCATTTCGCTGGTGGTGGATACCGAGGGCAATATGCTGGGGCTGCACTCCATGTCCTGA
- a CDS encoding DUF484 family protein: MSNPLNQALANPITEDDIANYLANTPDFFLRHAELLATVQLTSPHGNRAVSLQERQAEMLREKIKLLEQRIMEMLRNGNDNVILSNKILRWAASLLQGGDLLQLPLQIAAGIELQFAVPQVGLRLWDVAADYVAEPYAQGVSEDVKLFASSLTEPFCGLNTGFESVSWLSAPSGIASLALIPLREGPSGSTTPAFGLLVLASGDAQRFTSGMGTDFLARIGELASAALSRLR, translated from the coding sequence ATGAGCAACCCATTGAACCAAGCGCTGGCCAACCCGATCACCGAAGACGATATTGCCAACTACCTGGCCAATACCCCGGACTTCTTCCTGCGCCACGCTGAGCTGCTGGCTACGGTGCAGCTCACCAGCCCGCACGGCAACCGTGCCGTGAGCCTGCAGGAGCGCCAGGCCGAGATGCTGCGCGAAAAGATCAAGCTGCTGGAGCAGCGCATCATGGAAATGTTGCGCAACGGCAATGACAACGTCATCCTCTCCAACAAAATCCTGCGCTGGGCCGCCAGCCTGCTGCAAGGAGGTGACCTGCTTCAATTGCCGCTGCAGATCGCAGCGGGAATTGAACTGCAGTTTGCCGTGCCCCAAGTGGGGCTGCGCCTGTGGGATGTGGCTGCCGACTACGTTGCAGAGCCTTATGCCCAGGGCGTGAGCGAAGACGTCAAACTCTTCGCATCCTCGCTGACGGAGCCGTTCTGCGGCTTGAATACCGGATTCGAGTCGGTGAGCTGGCTGAGTGCGCCCTCCGGCATTGCTTCGCTGGCACTCATTCCCTTGCGCGAAGGCCCCAGCGGCTCCACCACACCGGCCTTCGGCCTGCTGGTGCTGGCTTCCGGCGATGCACAGCGCTTCACCAGCGGCATGGGGACCGACTTCCTGGCCCGTATTGGCGAACTGGCCAGCGCCGCACTCTCCCGTTTGCGTTAA
- a CDS encoding CBS domain-containing protein: MRPVRELLKNQDAPWSLKPQDSVFDALKILADHDVGALMVMDQGKLVGILSERDYTRKIALAGKASKDTLVKDIMTSKVLTVDASARTEDCMSLMSQKKIRHLPVVDGDKVLGLISIRDLLDEIIKDQESTINQLQTYIAS; the protein is encoded by the coding sequence ATGCGACCAGTACGCGAGTTGTTGAAGAATCAAGATGCACCCTGGAGCCTCAAGCCGCAAGACAGCGTGTTTGACGCCCTGAAAATCCTGGCCGATCACGATGTAGGTGCACTGATGGTGATGGACCAGGGCAAGCTGGTGGGAATCCTTTCCGAGCGCGATTACACCCGCAAGATCGCGCTGGCAGGTAAGGCGTCCAAGGACACGTTGGTAAAGGACATCATGACGTCCAAGGTGCTCACGGTGGATGCCAGCGCCCGTACCGAGGACTGCATGAGCCTGATGAGCCAGAAGAAGATCCGCCACTTGCCGGTGGTGGATGGCGACAAGGTGCTGGGCCTGATCTCCATCCGCGACTTGCTGGATGAAATCATCAAGGACCAGGAGTCCACCATCAACCAGCTACAGACCTACATCGCCAGCTAG
- a CDS encoding class I SAM-dependent rRNA methyltransferase, with protein sequence MKSIRLRAGKERSLIRHHPWIFESAIAKGGGDSGETVRVDSAEGQFLGWAAFSPQSKIRARMWSFDEKQRIDEGFFRSTIAQAIQARSRFDIRSDGVRLIHGESDGLPGLIVDRYGDTLVAQFTSAGVERWRDVIADALLQTTGLSRLYERSDASSRTLEGLTERTGWLRGEGPTDLILQEHDWKLHLSIANGHKTGFYLDQRDSRHKFASYTRRLQFQRVLNCFCYTGGFSVAALSGGAGHVTSIDSSGPALEVAAANVALNGFDASRATWMDADVNASLRQFAQEGRTFDAIILDPPKFAPTVAHAERAARAYKDINRLAFKLLEPGGVLFTYSCSGGISADLFHKIVAGAGSDAGVDGFISERMGGAPDHPMTIAFPEGEYLKGLVVMRR encoded by the coding sequence ATGAAATCGATTCGCCTGCGCGCCGGCAAAGAGCGCTCCCTGATACGCCACCACCCCTGGATTTTTGAATCAGCCATCGCCAAAGGCGGCGGTGACTCGGGTGAGACCGTGCGGGTGGACTCGGCGGAGGGGCAGTTTCTGGGGTGGGCCGCTTTCAGTCCGCAATCGAAGATCCGGGCCCGCATGTGGAGCTTTGATGAAAAGCAGCGCATTGATGAAGGGTTCTTTCGCTCCACCATTGCGCAGGCCATCCAGGCGCGTAGCCGCTTTGACATACGCAGTGACGGTGTGCGCCTGATCCATGGCGAATCGGACGGTTTGCCCGGGCTGATCGTGGACCGTTATGGCGACACGCTGGTGGCGCAATTCACTTCTGCCGGTGTGGAGCGCTGGCGCGATGTGATTGCCGATGCGCTGTTGCAAACAACCGGGCTGTCCCGGTTGTACGAGCGTTCCGACGCCAGCAGCCGTACCCTGGAAGGATTGACGGAGCGCACCGGCTGGCTGCGTGGTGAGGGACCGACGGACCTGATCCTGCAGGAGCACGACTGGAAACTGCACCTGAGCATCGCCAATGGCCACAAGACGGGCTTTTACCTGGACCAGCGCGACAGCCGGCACAAGTTCGCGTCCTATACGCGCCGCCTGCAGTTCCAGCGTGTGCTGAACTGCTTTTGCTACACCGGCGGCTTCAGCGTCGCAGCACTCAGCGGCGGGGCGGGTCATGTGACGTCCATCGACTCCAGCGGTCCGGCGCTGGAAGTGGCTGCGGCCAATGTGGCGCTCAATGGGTTTGATGCCAGCCGTGCCACGTGGATGGACGCGGATGTGAATGCGTCGCTGCGCCAGTTCGCACAGGAAGGCCGCACCTTTGACGCCATCATCCTGGACCCGCCCAAGTTTGCGCCCACCGTGGCCCATGCGGAGCGGGCCGCGCGTGCCTACAAGGACATCAACCGTCTGGCCTTCAAGCTGCTGGAGCCGGGTGGCGTGTTATTTACCTATTCCTGCTCCGGCGGCATCAGTGCCGACCTGTTCCACAAGATTGTGGCGGGTGCCGGGTCGGATGCGGGGGTGGACGGCTTCATCAGCGAGCGCATGGGTGGCGCACCGGATCACCCCATGACCATAGCCTTTCCGGAAGGCGAATACCTCAAGGGGCTGGTGGTCATGCGGCGTTAG
- the dapF gene encoding diaminopimelate epimerase translates to MRIPFTKMQGAGNDFVVLDETRGELGLSPAQYRFLGDRHFGVGADQILTVRPSPAAGIDFEYIIHNADGNEVEQCGNGARCFARFVHDSGLTDKDTIRVQTMKGVIAPRLTPDGRVTVDMGAPRFDPKDIPFDADGLTLKHQGEWGNWPVLPAGSTAEVLLATVSMGNPHAVIQVTDVDTAPVTVLGPQVQQNHRFTQGVNVGFMQVQSRSSIRLRVYERGVGETLACGTGACAAVVAGIRLGLLDARVDVHTRGGVLTIAWAGGDAPVMMTGPATTVFRGEIEVPDDLPA, encoded by the coding sequence ATGCGAATTCCGTTTACCAAAATGCAGGGTGCTGGCAACGACTTTGTCGTGCTCGACGAAACCCGCGGTGAGCTGGGCCTGAGCCCAGCCCAATACCGCTTTCTGGGTGACCGCCACTTCGGCGTGGGCGCCGACCAGATCCTGACCGTGAGGCCTTCGCCCGCAGCCGGCATTGACTTTGAATACATCATCCACAACGCCGACGGCAACGAGGTGGAGCAGTGCGGCAACGGCGCGCGCTGCTTTGCCCGTTTTGTGCATGACAGCGGTCTGACCGACAAGGACACCATCCGGGTGCAGACCATGAAAGGCGTGATTGCGCCGCGGCTTACCCCCGATGGCCGCGTCACGGTGGACATGGGTGCGCCCCGTTTTGATCCGAAGGACATTCCTTTCGATGCAGACGGTTTGACGCTGAAGCACCAGGGCGAATGGGGCAACTGGCCGGTGCTGCCCGCAGGCAGCACCGCCGAGGTGTTGCTGGCCACCGTCTCCATGGGCAATCCGCATGCGGTCATTCAGGTGACGGATGTGGATACTGCGCCGGTGACAGTTTTGGGGCCGCAGGTGCAGCAGAACCATCGCTTTACCCAGGGCGTGAACGTGGGCTTCATGCAGGTACAGAGCCGCAGCAGCATCCGCTTGCGCGTGTATGAGCGCGGCGTGGGCGAAACCCTGGCCTGTGGCACCGGCGCCTGCGCCGCGGTGGTGGCCGGTATCCGCCTGGGGCTGCTGGATGCGCGCGTGGATGTGCATACCCGTGGCGGTGTGCTGACCATCGCATGGGCTGGCGGCGATGCGCCGGTGATGATGACCGGGCCGGCGACCACGGTATTTCGTGGCGAGATTGAAGTGCCGGACGATTTGCCCGCCTGA
- the cadR gene encoding Cd(II)/Pb(II)-responsive transcriptional regulator, whose translation MKIGELAQRTNTPVETIRYYEREGLLAEPGRSEGNYRVYEDAHAQRLSFIRHCRGLDMTLEEIRVLLRFKDAPTENCREVNDLLDEHIGHVAQRIRELRSLEKQLKALRETCMVSQDAEHCGILNELTEIARKPVSSAGREGHVHGAHSGSGQRKTAHKH comes from the coding sequence ATGAAAATCGGAGAACTGGCCCAACGCACCAACACCCCGGTAGAAACCATCCGCTATTACGAGCGCGAGGGGCTGCTGGCCGAACCCGGTCGCAGCGAGGGCAACTACCGCGTTTACGAAGATGCGCATGCGCAGCGTCTGTCCTTCATCCGCCATTGCCGCGGGTTGGACATGACGCTGGAAGAAATCCGCGTGCTGCTCCGTTTCAAGGATGCGCCCACGGAAAACTGCCGCGAAGTCAATGATTTGCTGGACGAACACATAGGCCATGTGGCCCAACGCATCCGTGAATTGCGCTCGCTGGAAAAGCAGCTCAAGGCCTTGCGCGAAACCTGCATGGTCTCGCAGGACGCAGAGCATTGCGGCATCCTCAACGAACTCACCGAGATCGCAAGAAAGCCGGTCAGCTCAGCCGGACGCGAAGGCCATGTGCACGGTGCGCATAGCGGCAGTGGTCAGCGCAAGACTGCGCACAAGCACTAG
- a CDS encoding NAD(P)/FAD-dependent oxidoreductase, translating to MIRLTELKLPLSAIPVEVRRAADAPAETEADRAPVAHPIEALKRLAAQALNIQPEDIEHLNVFKRSFDARKADLVVVYIVDITVSAPLEEKLLTQFAGHAHIGATPDMQYRLAVHAPADLSERPVVVGFGPCGMFAALVLAQMGFKPLVLERGKTVRERTKDTWGLWRKRNLNPESNVQFGEGGAGTFSDGKLWSQIKDPRFLGRKVMDEFVKAGAPPEILYEAHPHIGTFKLVKVVENLRAQIVALGGEVRFEQRVIDVLLEPHGDEHQLTGLQVLDVPSNTTYALPARHVVMALGHSARDTFAMLYERGVAMQAKPFSVGFRIEHPQGVIDKARWGRHAGHPMLGAADYKLVHHAANGRAVYSFCMCPGGTVVAATSEPGRVVTNGMSQYSRNERNANAGMVVGIDPADYPQDEATFVQAFGTDKGARYAREAAALRAQNPKAAHPLSGIAFQRQLEAGAYALGGSSYEAPGQLVGDFLAARASTQFGNVLPSYKPGVKLGDLAPSLPAYAIEALREALPVFGKKIRGFDMADAVLTGVETRTSSPLKMPRGEDLQSSNVRGLYPAGEGASYAGGIMSAGVDGIRVAEAVGRELVST from the coding sequence ATGATTCGACTCACAGAACTCAAACTCCCGCTTTCCGCCATTCCGGTGGAGGTACGCCGCGCTGCCGATGCACCCGCTGAAACCGAGGCCGATCGTGCCCCGGTTGCCCACCCCATCGAGGCGCTCAAGCGGCTTGCCGCCCAGGCACTGAACATCCAACCCGAAGACATCGAGCACCTGAATGTATTCAAGCGCAGCTTCGATGCCCGCAAGGCGGATCTGGTGGTGGTGTACATCGTGGACATCACCGTGTCTGCACCGCTGGAAGAGAAGCTGCTGACCCAGTTTGCCGGTCACGCCCACATAGGCGCCACGCCGGACATGCAATACCGCCTGGCAGTACATGCCCCCGCAGACCTGTCCGAGCGCCCCGTGGTGGTGGGCTTTGGCCCCTGCGGCATGTTTGCAGCGCTGGTATTGGCCCAAATGGGGTTCAAGCCGCTGGTGCTGGAGCGCGGCAAGACGGTGCGTGAACGCACCAAGGACACCTGGGGCCTGTGGCGCAAACGCAATCTCAACCCGGAAAGCAATGTGCAGTTTGGAGAAGGCGGCGCTGGCACGTTTTCCGACGGCAAGCTCTGGAGCCAGATCAAGGACCCACGCTTTCTGGGCCGCAAGGTGATGGATGAATTTGTGAAGGCCGGCGCGCCACCCGAAATCCTGTACGAAGCACACCCCCATATCGGCACCTTCAAGCTGGTGAAGGTGGTGGAAAACCTGCGTGCGCAAATCGTGGCGCTGGGCGGCGAAGTACGCTTTGAACAGCGCGTGATAGATGTGTTGCTGGAACCCCATGGCGACGAGCACCAACTCACCGGACTGCAGGTGCTGGACGTGCCCAGCAACACCACCTACGCCTTGCCAGCCCGGCACGTCGTGATGGCCCTGGGCCACAGTGCGCGCGACACATTCGCCATGCTCTACGAGCGCGGCGTGGCCATGCAGGCCAAGCCGTTCTCGGTAGGCTTTCGCATCGAGCACCCGCAGGGCGTGATCGACAAGGCGCGTTGGGGCCGTCACGCCGGTCACCCCATGCTGGGTGCGGCCGACTACAAACTGGTCCACCACGCCGCCAATGGGCGCGCGGTCTACAGCTTTTGCATGTGCCCCGGCGGCACCGTGGTGGCCGCCACCAGCGAGCCTGGCCGTGTGGTCACCAACGGCATGAGCCAGTATTCGCGCAACGAACGCAACGCCAATGCCGGCATGGTGGTCGGCATAGACCCTGCAGACTACCCGCAGGACGAAGCCACGTTTGTGCAGGCCTTTGGCACAGACAAAGGCGCACGCTACGCCAGGGAAGCGGCAGCACTTCGTGCCCAGAACCCCAAGGCCGCGCACCCGCTGTCGGGCATTGCCTTCCAGCGCCAGCTTGAAGCCGGCGCCTATGCACTGGGTGGCAGCAGCTACGAAGCACCCGGCCAACTGGTGGGCGACTTTCTGGCGGCGCGCGCGTCAACCCAGTTCGGCAACGTCCTGCCTTCCTACAAACCCGGCGTCAAGCTCGGCGACCTGGCCCCCAGCCTGCCCGCCTACGCCATCGAGGCACTGCGCGAAGCGCTGCCTGTGTTTGGCAAGAAAATACGCGGCTTTGACATGGCCGATGCGGTGCTCACCGGTGTGGAGACACGCACATCGTCACCCCTGAAGATGCCGCGCGGCGAAGACCTGCAAAGCAGCAATGTGCGCGGCCTCTACCCTGCGGGTGAAGGTGCCAGCTATGCCGGCGGCATCATGTCGGCGGGAGTGGATGGCATTCGGGTGGCGGAGGCTGTGGGGCGGGAACTTGTGTCGACTTGA
- a CDS encoding tyrosine recombinase XerC gives MADAAALVDKYLEYVRVEKRLAARTVELYALDLQKLQGFAAQAQVELLAVRNPHIRRWVAQMHSGGRSGRGIALILSGWRGFYTWLGRQGLIASNPVQDVRSPKAPKPLPKALGVDDAVQFADFQSDDDPWLEARDAAMVELLYGSGLRVSELTGLDVEASGAARGWVDMQAAEAHVLGKGSKRRSVPVGKTAMRALERWLALRGPMGTVAGGPVHATQENAARALFTGRNGTRLTAQSVWQRLKRRSLQSGISTPVHPHMLRHSFASHVLQSSGDLRAVQELLGHANITTTQVYTRLDFQHLAKAYDLAHPRARVKGSSSKS, from the coding sequence ATGGCCGACGCGGCTGCTCTGGTCGATAAATACCTGGAGTACGTTCGCGTCGAAAAGCGTCTTGCCGCACGCACGGTAGAGCTGTACGCGCTGGACCTGCAGAAGCTGCAGGGCTTTGCAGCGCAGGCGCAGGTGGAGTTGCTGGCGGTGCGCAACCCCCATATCCGGCGTTGGGTGGCACAGATGCACAGCGGCGGACGCAGCGGCCGTGGCATTGCGCTCATTCTCTCGGGCTGGCGCGGCTTTTACACATGGCTGGGTCGCCAGGGCCTGATTGCCAGCAACCCGGTGCAGGATGTGCGTTCGCCCAAGGCGCCCAAGCCCCTGCCCAAGGCTCTCGGGGTCGACGATGCGGTGCAGTTTGCCGATTTCCAGAGCGATGATGATCCGTGGCTGGAAGCACGCGATGCGGCCATGGTGGAGTTGCTCTATGGCAGTGGCCTGCGTGTGAGCGAGCTGACGGGTCTGGATGTGGAAGCCAGCGGCGCGGCGCGTGGTTGGGTCGATATGCAGGCCGCAGAAGCCCATGTGCTGGGCAAAGGCTCCAAGCGCCGCAGCGTGCCGGTGGGCAAGACGGCCATGCGGGCGTTGGAGCGGTGGCTGGCATTGCGTGGTCCGATGGGAACGGTGGCGGGCGGACCGGTGCATGCGACCCAGGAAAACGCGGCGCGGGCCCTGTTTACCGGGCGCAATGGCACACGGCTCACGGCGCAGTCGGTCTGGCAGCGTCTGAAGCGGCGCAGTTTGCAGTCGGGCATCAGCACGCCGGTGCATCCGCACATGCTGCGGCATTCGTTTGCCAGTCATGTGTTGCAAAGCAGTGGGGATTTGCGGGCGGTGCAGGAGTTGCTGGGGCATGCCAACATCACGACGACGCAGGTCTACACGCGGCTGGACTTCCAGCATTTGGCCAAGGCGTATGACTTGGCGCATCCGCGGGCTCGGGTCAAGGGCTCTTCTTCTAAGTCCTGA
- a CDS encoding GTP-binding protein has translation MSLIPATILTGFLGSGKTTLLKRVLAEAHGQKIAVIENEFGEENIDSDILVSDTNEQIIQMSNGCICCTIREDLRATLRDLAEKKRKGELDFERVVIETTGVADPGPVAQTFFMDDEVAESYLLDSILTLVDAKHAEQQLNDRQEARRQVGFADQIFISKSDLVSKDELDALMHRLKHMNPRAPQRAVHFGDVALSEVFDLRGFNLNAKLDIDPDFLNAEEHDHDHDHHDHAHHDHEHGEHCDRPSHHGEHGHHHHHDDDVKSFVFKSERAFDPAKLEDFLGAVVNVYGPKMLRYKGVLFMKGTDRKVIFQGVHQLMGSDLGPAWTDQEVRCSKMVFIGIDLPKDILLQGLEQSLV, from the coding sequence ATGTCACTTATCCCCGCCACCATCCTGACCGGTTTCCTGGGTTCCGGCAAAACCACCCTGCTCAAGCGCGTACTGGCCGAGGCCCATGGACAAAAGATTGCTGTCATCGAGAATGAATTCGGTGAGGAAAACATCGATAGCGACATCTTGGTGAGCGACACCAACGAGCAGATCATCCAGATGAGCAACGGCTGCATCTGCTGCACCATCCGCGAGGACCTGCGCGCCACGCTGCGTGACCTGGCCGAAAAGAAGCGCAAAGGCGAGCTGGATTTTGAGCGTGTGGTGATCGAGACCACCGGCGTGGCAGATCCCGGCCCCGTGGCACAGACCTTTTTCATGGATGATGAAGTGGCCGAGTCCTATCTGCTGGACTCCATCTTGACCCTGGTAGATGCCAAGCATGCCGAGCAGCAGCTCAATGATCGCCAGGAGGCGCGCCGCCAGGTGGGGTTTGCCGACCAGATATTCATCAGCAAGTCCGATCTGGTGTCCAAGGACGAACTGGATGCGCTGATGCACCGCCTCAAACATATGAATCCACGCGCGCCGCAGCGTGCGGTGCATTTTGGCGATGTGGCACTGAGTGAGGTATTCGACCTGCGCGGCTTCAATCTGAATGCCAAACTGGACATCGACCCCGACTTCCTGAATGCGGAAGAACATGACCACGATCATGATCACCATGACCATGCGCACCACGACCATGAACATGGCGAGCATTGCGATCGCCCGTCCCATCATGGGGAGCATGGTCACCACCATCACCACGATGATGATGTAAAGAGCTTTGTCTTCAAGTCAGAGCGGGCCTTTGATCCTGCCAAGCTGGAAGACTTCCTGGGCGCGGTCGTCAATGTCTACGGCCCCAAGATGCTGCGCTACAAAGGCGTGCTGTTCATGAAGGGTACGGACCGCAAAGTGATTTTCCAGGGTGTGCACCAGCTCATGGGCAGCGATCTGGGACCGGCCTGGACAGATCAGGAGGTGCGTTGCAGCAAAATGGTCTTCATCGGCATCGATCTGCCAAAGGACATTTTGTTGCAGGGACTGGAGCAATCCCTGGTCTAG